The window gttttaaattaaattactGCAAGTCATACACCCCAATCACATCGCAATATTCagaacaaaacaaaataataaataaataaaataaataaataacaAACAcatcaacaaaataaattaaatatattaattaaCTAAATAACGTTTAGGCATTCTAACCATTCATTGTATTACTGCTATTTAGTGCTCTTTTGCTGTCATTGACAGTTCGCGAATGACGGAGATTTTCTCTAACAGCGAGCAGTTCTCCTCTTTCATTTGAGAATCCATCgaatttgaatcaaatCCTTGGCTTGGAACAGGTGCTAGTGGGGTTTATAGCATTCTATTAACTTCTTCTGTGCAAGCTTGGATGTCTCAAAGATACCATCCATCCACATTAAATAACTACAATAACGATGTCATCCAATTCGGAGGAGAACAGTCAAGTTCCTCCCCTTGATGCCACCGCTGCTGCAACTAAACCAAAAAAGGCCAAGAAACCAAAGGTTAAGAAGCCAAAGGATTCCGCTGAGgcatcttcatcaccaGCTGCTGAGGGCACTGCTGAAGCCAAGCCAAAAAAGGCTAAGAAATCAAAGACTAAGAAGTCAAAGGAGTCTGCCGAGGTATCGCCAGCTCCAGCTGATGAAACTACTTCTGCTGGTGTAGATGCTAAACCTAAGAAGGCTAAAAAGTCAAAGGTCAAGAAGCCAAAGGATTCTACTGAATCATCTCCTGCTCCAAGTAATGAACCTCCAGCCGCCGAAGTTGCCGCCGAAGATGCAAAGTCTAAAAAGGTTAAGAAACCAAAGGCCAAGAAACCAAAGGAATCTACTGAATCATCTCCTGCTCCAGGTCAGGAAGCCGCTGCTACTGAAGGTGCCACAGAAGATAAACCTAAGAAGGTTAAGAAATCAAAGGCTAAGAAGGCAAAGGAATCTGTTGAATCATCTCCTGCCGCCACTGAATCTGTCTCTGAGAAGACTGCAAAGAAATCTAAGAAGCCAAAGGCTAAGAAATCTACTTCTCCTGAAACAACTGAAGAAATAACTGAAGAATCTACCGAAtcaaaggaaaagaagacaaagacaaagaaaccaaaggaaaagaagTCATCTCCATCTACTGCCACTTCGACTGCTGCTTCAAAACCAGTTACTTCCATTGCGGGAGTCACCATTCCAGGCAAGACTTTTGATTTGACAGATGTTCCTCCATCTAAACCTGCTCCAAAGATGGTCCCGGAAGCCTATAAATTACAAACTAGAGTGGATTACGGTACTAAGGGTACCAAAGTGGACGTCTTGACTAATCATATACTACTATCTGTTGGTGATGATGTCCCTCAAGATGAAAGAGCCTCTCAATTGGATCCATGGTGGAAATCTGCATTTGTATATACCTATAACATTACTTTTGCCGTTCCACAGAGTAATTCACCACGTAAAGGTCCAGCGCCTGCTTTATCCAAACCAAAGAAATACGAATTGGTAGAATCTTTGTTTCACGAGGATGAAACCTTGTTCAAATATAAAGATCGTATCTCCTTCAATGGTGAAGATACTCTATACTCTCATGTCCCATTGGAGGAATTCACTTTATTTGATGGTTGTTGGGATGTCAGTAACAAgcaaaagaaaagaagacaAGAAGTTGTTGGTCTCAACAGTAGAGCCAAGGAAATTAATGACTTGGCTGCTCAAGTTACTTTAAAATTTGCTGATAAAGTCCCATTGGGTGATATTTATAAGGCTACCACTTCAAAGGATccagaagaacaagaaaataagatGGCTAACGCTGATAAGGTTGCTTTATTGTCTTTGATGGGTGTCAAATTCTTAAACACAAAGGAACAAATCTTCCAACTTAACggtaataaattctttatttttaatgaaCACGCAATTGCTACTCCATTCCAAATTGGTGGGTTCTTAATGCATGGGTTCACAGTTTCCCTACGATATGCTTACGGGTCCGTTTTGTTAAATACTGTTAACGTCTGCCTCCCATTTGTTAAGTGGACTAAATATTTACCAGGTGATGCTAAATtcaaggaaaatgaaaagactCAATACAGTTTGTTAGATTGGATTATTGAATGTATGCACCAGGCCAGTGCTCAAAGAGGTCAAAAGCTAAGAGGCCCTCCATCTGCCAAGgatatcaattttttcattgaCAAGAATAGAGACATTAAAGATCTATTGAAGGGTTTGAAATGTTACAGACCATACATTAATTATTCTGTTAACCCAGATGGAACTCCAAAACCACCAAAAAAGATGCAAGCTAAGGGTATCGTTGGTTTCGTAAGAGAGACTCCAGATTCTATGAAATTCAGAACTTTACCAAGTAACATGGAAAAGAATGGTGTACCAAAACCAGGTGAAAAGGAAATCATGGTCACAACAACCGCCTACTTTGCCAAGAAGTATGAcatcaaattgaaatacCCAGATGTTAAAATGGTGAGTCTAGGTGGTTCGAATGTTGTCCCAGCTGAATGTTTAACCATTGTTCCAGGTCAGAAATTAAAGGGTTTGGTTTATGACGAAAAAGCCGTTATTGATTTCACTGCTTTAAGACcaagtgaaaaattcagaGCCATCACCAACTTGGCATTACCTGCCATTAAGAGAGCTTTATcaactgaagaagaaaatgctAAGGCTCCACATGATTCTGGTTACACTTTCATGAAGGTCCCATCTCGTGTCATTGACGCTCCTGTGGTTCAATTCAAGAACACTACAGTCACATATGTGGATAAACCATTTGGTACTAAGAATGGTAAGAATAATCATGAAGAAACTAAGGGTAATTGGAATTTAAAGGATCATAAATTCATTACTGTTCCAAAGGAACCAATGCACTTGAGAGCTATCTTTATTAATGATTCTGATAAGTCTCCACCAGTTTCTGTCatggatgaattgaagGCCTCTTTGAGCAAATTCGCTGAAGATGTCGCTGATGTCGGTGTTAACTTTGACGTATCCATGGCCCCAATTTTAATTAACAATTTTAATGCCCCAATAAAGAAGGTTACTGGTGGCTTTGGTGGTAGAGGTGGACGTGGTGGTAGAGGCGGCCGTGGTGGCCGTGGTGGTAGAGGAGGTCGTGGTGGTTTCGGCGGTGGCCGTGGTGAAACTACTTATGAATTAACTCCAGGTGAAGAAAAACTACGTCACTTGTTAGCCAACGTCCCAGAAAAGACTTATGTCTTATTCGTCTTGGGTCGTGGGGATGACTCTGCTATTTACAACagattgaaatatttagcTGATTTGACGTACGGTGTCATTAACAATTGTGTTATTTGGAACAAGTTCAGAAAGTGTTCCACTCAATACAATGTTAATGTggtaatgaagatgaactTGAAGTTAGAAGGTGCTAACCACTCCTTATGTGCAGAAGATATAAACTTACTGAAGGATGAAAAATCAGGATTACCATTCATGATTTTAGGTGCTGATGTTACACATTATCCAGAAAAGGATCAGAATTCTATCTCTGCATTGGTGGGTTCTTTTGATGACAAATTTGCTCAATTCCCAGGTTCATATATGTTACAAAGTGGTCCAGGTGAAGAAATAATTGCTGGTATCGGTAACATGGTTCTACAGAGATTGAAACTGTATCAAAAGCACAACAATGGCAAACTACCTCCAAAGATTCTATTCTACAGAGATGGTGTTTCTGAATCCCAATTCTCAcaaattgttcaaattgAAGTTAAGGGTTTGAAACAagcattgaagaaattcgGTAGTGAATTAAACAAGGGTGTCAACTATAACCCATCTGTCACCACAATTTGTGTTGTCAAGAGAAATCAAATTAGATTTATGCCACTTGAGCAAAATGCTATAAATGAAAAGGGTGAAGTTGCTGCCGTTCAATCATTCGAGAACGTTATGCCAGGTACTGTTGTTGATCGTGGTATCACCTCTAGTGCTCACTTCGATTTCTTCTTGCAATCTCAACAACCATTGAAGGGTACTGGTGTTCCATGTCATTACTGGTGTATCTACGACGAAAATCAATTCAATTCTGATTACTTGCAACAAGTTACTCACGCTTTGTGTTACTTATTCGGTAGATCGAGTACAAGTATTAAGGTCGCATCTCCTGTTTATTACGCTGATTTATTGTGTGAACGTGGTGCTGCATTCTTCAAGGCTAACTTTGAGCTTGCTCAATACGAATTTTCTAAGGAGAGGAAGAACAGAGATGACGTTATACCGACCGGTAAATTACTACAACCTGTTCATAAGAATGTCACTGACATCATGTACTACATATGAACAAAGAGTTTATGTGCTGCCTACTTTTGCTTATTTTTGTCTATTCCCCGTACTATTTCTATCAACTTTCTAGCTTAAATGTATGTTTAAAAACatctattattaatatcctattcttttatttaattttattattgcaAAATTTGGTGTCAGCTTCGCGAACAATCGTTCGATGAggaataaaaaaaaatttaaaatgaaaaaaaaaaattattccTTAAGCTATAAACTTTTAGTAGACTCAGTACAAGGGAAATCAccaaatattataatatataatatcCACGATGTCTGATATGTTGCCGTTAGCCACTTACAACTTAAATGTTGAACCATACGAACCAACGCCTGCTATCGGTTTGGATTTGCCTGTGACCATTAGGATCACAATGGCAGCTATCGACCCTGAATctttggatgatgaaaagaagCCTTCCACTTTGAGAATGATTAAGAGAAACCCAGAGTTTGGTGAGCAtgatgaaggtgaagatgaagaggaagatgaagatgacgatgagcatcaccaccaccatCACCACCATGACGACCATGATCACGaccatcaccatcatcatcaccacgatcatgatgatgaggaagaagaggaacaAGAGAAATCACATAAGAAAGGTAAGAAGAAAGCACATAGTAAGAAGGATGAAGAATCATCTTCAGATGAGGATCTCGACGATGAAagtgatgaagaaagtgacgatgatgaatttgaagaatgtATTCTATTAACCCTTTCTCCTGAGACTCAGTTTCAACAGGCATTGGATATTACCATTGCTCCCGAAGAAGATGTCCAATTTGTTGTTACTGGTTCCTATTCTGTTTCATTGACTGGTAATTATGTCAAGCACCCATTTGATACTCCagttgaagatgaaggtGAAGAGGCAAGCgacgaagaagaatatgatagtgaagaagaattgacaccagaagaggaagaactTATCCAACAAATAAAGGATGATGAAGCTGCcgaagaggaggaagaagaagaagaaatcgaGGAGATTGAAGATGAACTAGATGATGATCAATTAGATGCTGATTTGGAAGGTTTGGTTAATGCTAGTGATGTTGACTCCCAccttgaaaaattaatttccaaggatgaaaagaagggtcaaaacaagaaaagaaagcaagaggaagaagtcgttgaaaagacaaagaaatcaaagaaaactAAGAAAGAAGAGCCATCAaaggaagagaagaaagtaAAGAAAGTTGAGTTCAAGAAGAACTTAGAAGAGGGACCAACtaagaagaaacaagaaccaaaaataaaaacattAGAAGGTGGAATCGTTATTGAAGATCGTGTCGTCGGTCAAGGTCCAGGTGTTAAGAGAGGAGCAAGAGTTGGTATGAGATATATTGGtaaattgaagaatggGAAGGTTTTCGACAAAAACACAAGTGGTAAACCATTTGTCTTTAAACTAGGACGTGGTGAGGTTATAAAGGGTTGGGATATCGGTGTTGCCGGTATGGCTGTTGGAGGTGAGCGTAGAATTGTCATCCCAGCACCATATGCATACGGTAAGCAAAAGCTTCCTGGTATTCCTGCTAATTCTGAACTTACCTTTGATGTCAAGCTTGTTTCTatgaaatgaaattaaataaatataatttaaatacATTTTTTAAGGAAAAAAACTTTGGTATTCCTGATCCTTTTAGCTGTTTAAGTATAGACTGTGTGCTTCTGCTCTTTTTTCATGGGAGAAATTCTTCTATCGTGATATAAAGATATAATTTCTAAGTCGTCAGTTTTAAAGAGTAGTACTTAGCACTTGTATATACATAATTTGAAGGTTAACAATCTAATTATCACTAGACTCTTCTTTTTTAAAAAGTAAGGCTTATGTAATCAAAGATTATATCAACCTGTAAATTGTCTTCATGGCTATGTAGAAACTATTTAagaagataaaaataaaaaaactCACTAAATTGCAATGAAAGATGGGGATTTTATggatttttaaaaataaaaatatatttattttttagaatatttatgtgtttcattaaaaatttcaaaaggaattaaaattaaatagAGAATCCAAAAAGTAAACAATAAAATGTAACCTGTTATAAATGGAGTGGTAAATTGGTCCTTGTTCGTGTCCATAATGGACTAGAAACTTAAAAAGTGAATATAATCGCTGACAAAGGTTTGTAACCAGAGTTAGCCTTTGAGGGAAGTAGCTTTTAGGGAAGCCACATTGTCGAGAAAGTAAATAGGTATATGCGAAGGATTTTGGTATTTAGtataaaataattttcaagaatattaaGTGCAGATGGCTGATAATAATGAGGAATTCAACTCTTTTCCTTACTGCAGTAAATATCttatattggaaaattgaCTTTGCAGAATTTTCAACCATTGAACTACAGCATCTCTATCCGTATCCAATAAAGATTCATGTAGACCAGGTAAAAGACACGTTTTGCTACCGATAAACTTATCTGGAGCTACAATGGAATGTTTAAACCATTCTCTGCCTTTCAAACCACGATTTGTAATAAAGAGTCGGTCTAATTGCTTTAACTTATTATTCGATCTTAATAACCTAACATAAAGcttgaattttttaaaaaatgaCCATAATGGTAAATCATGCGTACATTCTAGGTgcaacaaataattttctttatcaaaGGCAAGGCTATCTTTCCAGGTCGctaatttaattaaatttgaaacgCTTGAAGCCAAATTAGCCAACTCTCTATCATGAGAAAATACAGTTAGCAATTTTTTATTCCAGAATTCATACCTTTCagaaatttcttttaaGTATGGGTGCGTTTGGTAAGGTAGTAATTCTGTTTCGCCTATCATTAATGTCGTAAGCCCTGTGAACATCGCTAATGTATTATGCAATTGAAAATCTGAATCTACATACGACTTAAGCCAGGATAAATTATCATACGAGGAATGTTTGTGGTATATGGCATCACCTGTTCCgttatttttaaaagagAATTCAACAGAGGCCACTCCTAGATTATATTGAAATGCAAAAAATTCAGCATCACCATTTACATAATCAATGGTAGCATTAGTACTTTTTTTCCATTCGTCAAATAAAGTCCAATTTTCCTCCCCCTTAAAGTTAGTGAATTTTGCAGCCTTATAAATGATATCATGCAGCAATGGGTTAGCTTTGCAACTAAACTCTGAACCTGATATAGCTGAATCTAAATTGATATAAGCTAAAGTATTACGTTTCAATATTGCTGTATGCTGTTCTGCGTATTCTACAGAACCTGTTTTAGCGAATAGTTCATTATCCCAACTAATCAATTTTATGGACCGCAGCGGTTTCCAGCCAAGTTTCTTGAGCTCACTTAATCCACGGGCTATTTCTAGTAGGACAGCAGTCCCGCTGTAGGAACCGCTGCTACCACCTACTCCCCATGTATCTCTATGGCTTCCTACAATTATCTCACCGTCTGTGAAGATGCCAGGAATTCTTACTTCCAGGTCAGTTACTTCTTTGACAGCATAATCCTGCTTGTTGAATAAACGTATTTCCAAACCCTTCTCAGATGGACcagaataataatggaacCCTTCGATAGAACCTTTGGAATCGAATCGATgaccattttttttcaaatgctTCAAGATAAAGGTTACTTCGTTCGAACTGAGTGGAACAGAAGGAATTCTTGGTAATCTCCCCGCAGGAGACATACgttcaatatcaaaatatcttgAGGCGTACCCTGGCGTTGTTGGATCACCTGGTGAttctgaaaaatattcGACAGAGCTTCTTTCAATACTTCTTGGATTTCTTGCTGGCCCATCAGGAAAGCTCTTGTATCCATTTGCGGTAGTAACTTCCCCATCATCATATGGATCTGTATACAATATGACACCAGACGCACCGTAAAGTTCTGCATTCTTCACCTTAATACCGGGCAGAAGTTTACCATGTCGTATTATATGTATCTTTCCTTCAATATTAATGTTATTTTCTATCAGTTGTTTATAATCTTCCAGGGAACCGtaattggaaaaaatatattgagCTGTTACATCACCATTGCACGAGTATGCATGGAACCCCCTCGTAaaggaatttgatgaatccTCATATTCTacatcatcttcctccATTGTAGCTTTAAAAATGGATTTGCCATCCCTAAGCAATTGCACATCCACATCCAAAGGTCGGCTTATCCatggataatattttgttaaTTTGGGATGAAACCCAAGATCATGAAATTGATCTTCAAGATATTGCAAATTCAATCCATCACGATTATCGTCTCTACCATTTTCACTCAAGTTTTTTAGATGAGTTTCTGCATGGTTTTCTACCTGTAATGAACTCAAATAAATCCTATAGACCTCAGCCGTAGTCAATTTACTTGAATGAGCTCTTCTAAAATCTCTTGAAAGAGAGGTCCTTGGTGCAAAAGCCATAACGAACCCCAGATAAAGGAATAAACTAGCCAGTACCAGATAGGCAAATCTTTTTTTATCCAAAT is drawn from Naumovozyma castellii chromosome 10, complete genome and contains these coding sequences:
- the FPR4 gene encoding peptidylprolyl isomerase FPR4 (ancestral locus Anc_4.342) yields the protein MSDMLPLATYNLNVEPYEPTPAIGLDLPVTIRITMAAIDPESLDDEKKPSTLRMIKRNPEFGEHDEGEDEEEDEDDDEHHHHHHHHDDHDHDHHHHHHHDHDDEEEEEQEKSHKKGKKKAHSKKDEESSSDEDLDDESDEESDDDEFEECILLTLSPETQFQQALDITIAPEEDVQFVVTGSYSVSLTGNYVKHPFDTPVEDEGEEASDEEEYDSEEELTPEEEELIQQIKDDEAAEEEEEEEEIEEIEDELDDDQLDADLEGLVNASDVDSHLEKLISKDEKKGQNKKRKQEEEVVEKTKKSKKTKKEEPSKEEKKVKKVEFKKNLEEGPTKKKQEPKIKTLEGGIVIEDRVVGQGPGVKRGARVGMRYIGKLKNGKVFDKNTSGKPFVFKLGRGEVIKGWDIGVAGMAVGGERRIVIPAPYAYGKQKLPGIPANSELTFDVKLVSMK
- the NCAS0J02110 gene encoding uncharacterized protein, which encodes MSSNSEENSQVPPLDATAAATKPKKAKKPKVKKPKDSAEASSSPAAEGTAEAKPKKAKKSKTKKSKESAEVSPAPADETTSAGVDAKPKKAKKSKVKKPKDSTESSPAPSNEPPAAEVAAEDAKSKKVKKPKAKKPKESTESSPAPGQEAAATEGATEDKPKKVKKSKAKKAKESVESSPAATESVSEKTAKKSKKPKAKKSTSPETTEEITEESTESKEKKTKTKKPKEKKSSPSTATSTAASKPVTSIAGVTIPGKTFDLTDVPPSKPAPKMVPEAYKLQTRVDYGTKGTKVDVLTNHILLSVGDDVPQDERASQLDPWWKSAFVYTYNITFAVPQSNSPRKGPAPALSKPKKYELVESLFHEDETLFKYKDRISFNGEDTLYSHVPLEEFTLFDGCWDVSNKQKKRRQEVVGLNSRAKEINDLAAQVTLKFADKVPLGDIYKATTSKDPEEQENKMANADKVALLSLMGVKFLNTKEQIFQLNGNKFFIFNEHAIATPFQIGGFLMHGFTVSLRYAYGSVLLNTVNVCLPFVKWTKYLPGDAKFKENEKTQYSLLDWIIECMHQASAQRGQKLRGPPSAKDINFFIDKNRDIKDLLKGLKCYRPYINYSVNPDGTPKPPKKMQAKGIVGFVRETPDSMKFRTLPSNMEKNGVPKPGEKEIMVTTTAYFAKKYDIKLKYPDVKMVSLGGSNVVPAECLTIVPGQKLKGLVYDEKAVIDFTALRPSEKFRAITNLALPAIKRALSTEEENAKAPHDSGYTFMKVPSRVIDAPVVQFKNTTVTYVDKPFGTKNGKNNHEETKGNWNLKDHKFITVPKEPMHLRAIFINDSDKSPPVSVMDELKASLSKFAEDVADVGVNFDVSMAPILINNFNAPIKKVTGGFGGRGGRGGRGGRGGRGGRGGRGGFGGGRGETTYELTPGEEKLRHLLANVPEKTYVLFVLGRGDDSAIYNRLKYLADLTYGVINNCVIWNKFRKCSTQYNVNVVMKMNLKLEGANHSLCAEDINLLKDEKSGLPFMILGADVTHYPEKDQNSISALVGSFDDKFAQFPGSYMLQSGPGEEIIAGIGNMVLQRLKLYQKHNNGKLPPKILFYRDGVSESQFSQIVQIEVKGLKQALKKFGSELNKGVNYNPSVTTICVVKRNQIRFMPLEQNAINEKGEVAAVQSFENVMPGTVVDRGITSSAHFDFFLQSQQPLKGTGVPCHYWCIYDENQFNSDYLQQVTHALCYLFGRSSTSIKVASPVYYADLLCERGAAFFKANFELAQYEFSKERKNRDDVIPTGKLLQPVHKNVTDIMYYI
- the VPS70 gene encoding putative zinc metalloprotease (ancestral locus Anc_4.348) — translated: MSQNSNYGSNSIDEDLETLPPFLGLDNLDNDGSDLFDNDTEQIRTRHRSNTISSIVSVYELVKEHLDKKRFAYLVLASLFLYLGFVMAFAPRTSLSRDFRRAHSSKLTTAEVYRIYLSSLQVENHAETHLKNLSENGRDDNRDGLNLQYLEDQFHDLGFHPKLTKYYPWISRPLDVDVQLLRDGKSIFKATMEEDDVEYEDSSNSFTRGFHAYSCNGDVTAQYIFSNYGSLEDYKQLIENNINIEGKIHIIRHGKLLPGIKVKNAELYGASGVILYTDPYDDGEVTTANGYKSFPDGPARNPRSIERSSVEYFSESPGDPTTPGYASRYFDIERMSPAGRLPRIPSVPLSSNEVTFILKHLKKNGHRFDSKGSIEGFHYYSGPSEKGLEIRLFNKQDYAVKEVTDLEVRIPGIFTDGEIIVGSHRDTWGVGGSSGSYSGTAVLLEIARGLSELKKLGWKPLRSIKLISWDNELFAKTGSVEYAEQHTAILKRNTLAYINLDSAISGSEFSCKANPLLHDIIYKAAKFTNFKGEENWTLFDEWKKSTNATIDYVNGDAEFFAFQYNLGVASVEFSFKNNGTGDAIYHKHSSYDNLSWLKSYVDSDFQLHNTLAMFTGLTTLMIGETELLPYQTHPYLKEISERYEFWNKKLLTVFSHDRELANLASSVSNLIKLATWKDSLAFDKENYLLHLECTHDLPLWSFFKKFKLYVRLLRSNNKLKQLDRLFITNRGLKGREWFKHSIVAPDKFIGSKTCLLPGLHESLLDTDRDAVVQWLKILQSQFSNIRYLLQ